A single genomic interval of Helianthus annuus cultivar XRQ/B chromosome 6, HanXRQr2.0-SUNRISE, whole genome shotgun sequence harbors:
- the LOC110864680 gene encoding nuclear pore complex protein NUP62 — protein sequence MAGFSFNTNPASSSSPSPFSFASSSSTSPFSFSSNPSSSPSLFGASSAPSNPTFGTPSSSSASSTSSFGFNFASSSSSTPSSAAPSFGFGASSASTGSTFGFCTTSSSSTGSPFGGSTLFGSSSSSGGTTATTTTTSLFGSTGLTSTTFGASSIFGASSAAASAPSSTTAATASPVSSPFGSGLFGSSSGSSLTTFGASPSVATSASSTSSPATSFPSLFGSSSSSSSSATSSSSISSSVTAQSSSSSTPGFSFLSSSSSSSLTSAAPASSASAFSFPSATATSAPSFSFSTSAAVGNSTGAAASAPSLFGGSSSSASSGFSFGNVTASTGLQASSGLGSSVKAATTAATASATTGASSSASTTTPAFSAFGVASSSTTGSTATGSLSSFASPATAAASTGTSSSFLGFQTSSKSVGTPTPASQPQSTAALSLFGASASLTTTSTVTTTTAQTSSALVVSSSSGTTTSVSTAVASAPKLPSEITGKTVEEIIKEWNVELQERTSKFRKQANAIAEWDRRILQNRDVLLKLEAEVAKVVDTQSNLERQLELIETHQQEVDKSLQSVEEEAERIYKDEHGLLLDDEAASTRDAMYEQAEFIEREMEHMTEQIKSVIQTLNANQGGELEATDGMTPMDVVVRILNNQLSSLMWIDEKAEEFSSRIQKLAKQGSAADRELMGPKFWLSR from the exons ATGGCGGGCTTCTCCTTCAACACAAATCCCGCATCCTCATCCTCTCCATCACCGTTTTCATTCGCATCATCTTCATCCACATCTCCCTTTTCATTCTCCTCAAACCCTAGCTCTTCCCCTTCGCTATTCGGCGCATCATCCGCCCCCTCTAACCCTACATTCGGAACACCTTCATCATCATCCGCATCTTCAACTTCATCCTTTGGATTCAACTTtgcctcttcttcatcctccacACCGTCTTCCGCCGCTCCCTCTTTTGGCTTCGGTGCTTCTTCTGCTTCTACCGGCTCAACGTTCGGGTTCTGTACGACGTCGTCTTCTTCCACTGGTTCCCCGTTTGGTGGATCTACTTTGTTTGGATCCAGTTCTAGCTCCGGTGGAACCACTGCTACTACCACTACTACAAGTTTATTCGGTTCGACAGGTTTGACTTCAACTACTTTTGGAGCTAGCAGCATTTTCGGGGCTTCTTCGGCTGCCGCTTCGGCTCCGAGTTCAACTACAGCTGCTACTGCTAGTCCGGTTAGTTCCCCGTTTGGTTCCGGCTTATTTGGCTCATCTTCTGGATCATCATTGACTACTTTTGGGGCTTCTCCATCTGTTGCCACATCAGCATCATCAACGTCATCACCGGCTACATCATTTCCTAGCTTATTTGgctcatcatcgtcatcatcatcatcggctACATCATCTAGCTCGATTTCGAGTTCAGTTACAGCTCAATCTAGTTCATCGTCAACACCGGGGTTTTCGTTTCTCAGTTCCTCTAGCTCAAGCTCACTTACAAGTGCTGCACCGGCTTCTTCAGCTTCTGCTTTTTCATTCCCGAGCGCCACAGCAACCTCTGCTCCTTCGTTTTCGTTTTCCACGAGTGCAGCTGTTGGGAATTCGACAGGTGCTGCAGCGTCTGCTCCAAGTTTGTTTGGTGGTTCATCGTCGAGCGCTTCGTCTGGGTTCTCGTTTGGGAATGTAACAGCGTCGACTGGGCTTCAAGCGTCTTCGGGTTTGGGTTCTAGTGTGAAAGCGGCGACTACGGCTGCAACTGCGAGTGCTACTACTGGTGCTTCTAGTTCTGCTAGTACGACCACACCGGCTTTCTCTGCGTTTGGTGTGGCTTCATCTAGTACTACAGGCTCAACAGCTACTGGATCTTTGTCGAGTTTTGCAAGCCCTGCTACTGCTGCTGCTTCTACCGGGACGTCGAGTTCGTTTTTGGGATTTCAAACATCCTCCAAAAGTGTAGGCACTCCTACACCAGCGTCTCAACCGCAATCAACAGCTGCTCTGTCTTTGTTTG GTGCTTCTGCTTCCTTGACAACCACTTCAACTGTTACAACCACTACCGCTCAAACGTCATCTGCGCTTGTTGTATCTTCTAGTAGTGG GACAACTACAAGTGTCAGCACGGCTGTAGCCTCTGCTCCAAAGCTGCCATCTGAAATTACTGGAAAAACCGTTGAGGAG ATCATCAAGGAGTGGAATGTGGAGCTCCAGGAAAGAACTAGCAAGTTCAGGAAGCAAGCTAATGCAATAGCTGAGTGGGACAGGAGAATCTTGCAGAACCGAGATGTTCTTCTTAAACTTGAG gCAGAAGTTGCGAAAGTTGTTGATACTCAATCCAACCTTGAGAGACAGCTGGAGCTGATTGAGACTCATCAACAAGAg GTTGACAAGTCTTTGCAGAGTGTGGAAGAAGAAGCTGAGCGAATATACAAAGACGAGCATGGTCTACTTCTTGATGACGAAGCAGCTTCAACCAGAGATGCAAT GTATGAGCAGGCTGAATTTATCGAGAGAGAAATGGAACATATGACGGAACAAATAAAATCGGTTATTCAGACTCTCAATGCCAATCAG GGTGGAGAACTTGAAGCAACTGATGGTATGACTCCAATGGATGTCGTTGTCCGGATCCTTAACAATCAACTAAGTTCATTAATGTGGATTGATGAAAAG GCTGAAGAATTTTCTTCACGTATTCAAAAACTTGCTAAACAAGGTTCTGCTGCTGATCGGGAACTGATGGGCCCAAAGTTTTGGCTGTCCCGATAA
- the LOC110864681 gene encoding squamosa promoter-binding-like protein 7, whose protein sequence is MEETETGWRRTNSSFSGGAGGGQNSNLTNNIAWDNWDSNIVTSLTSSHAAAAATQYSVVNALLYNSGWNNNHNNSDPHMMCLKLGKRHYCEDMVAESSSTASTKRGKLPYEAVATAVTTVNTRWPVSTGVRVASTTRCQVEGCHVVLGNVKEYYRRHKVCEIHSKATQVVVSGLLQRFCQQCSRFHDVTEFDDTKRSCRRRLQGHNLRRRKGTISNSLPRNFPHSLENNSAMERHIGPLSTLPMSSSSSSLSKSKPACALSLLSSPKANPWISSSDMSSRCSAALHELIAANRATFNSGHFLNPNTSQPIIDDTMHTSQETDRSSRTTTTLDVMQAPALDFGLLAMKEPKGQEDWTDYCWSALGGANVV, encoded by the exons ATGGAAGAAACTGAAACTGGGTGGAGGAGGACTAACTCATCCTTCAGTGGTGGTGCTGGTGGGGGACAGAATAGTAATTTGACAAACAATATTGCATGGGATAACTGGGACAGCAATATAGTTACTAGTCTTACTTCTTCtcatgctgctgctgctgctacaCAGTATAGTGTGGTCAACGCGCTTCTTTACAACTCCGGCTggaataataatcataataattcGGACCCTCATATGATGTGTTTGAAGCTCGGGAAACGTCACTACTGCGAGGACATGGTAGCTGAGTCATCATCAACCGCCAGTACTAAAAGAGGCAAACTACCCTATGAGGCTGTTGCTACGGCGGTAACTACGGTGAACACTCGGTGGCCGGTATCTACCGGGGTAAGGGTGGCGTCTACAACCAGATGCCAGGTGGAGGGGTGCCACGTGGTGCTTGGTAACGTTAAAGAGTACTACCGGAGACATAAGGTGTGTGAGATTCATTCCAAGGCGACTCAGGTTGTCGTGTCGGGGCTTCTACAGCGGTTCTGTCAACAGTGCAGCAG GTTTCATGACGTCACAGAGTTTGATGACACAAAGAGGAGTTGCAGAAGACGCTTACAAGGACATAATTTGCGAAGAAGGAAAGGAACCATTTCCAATTCTCTACCTCGAAACTTTCCGCACTCTCTtg AGAATAATTCTGCGATGGAGCGGCATATTGGACCACTATCAACATTACCAATGTCATCTTCGTCGTCATCATTATCAAAGTCGAAACCTGCGTGTGCTCTCTCTCTTCTGTCATCTCCAAAAGCCAACCCCTGGATATCTTCGAGTGACATGTCCTCTAGATGCAGCGCTGCACTTCATGAACTAATCGCTGCAAATCGAGCAACTTTTAATTCCGGGCATTTTTTGAATCCAAATACTTCTCAACCAATTATTGATGATACGATGCACACATCACAAGAAACCGATCGGTCCAGTCGTACAACTACGACACTCGATGTAATGCAAGCTCCGGCTTTGGATTTTGGTCTTTTGGCCATGAAGGAGCCCAAGGGTCAAGAAGACTGGACTGACTATTGTTGGTCTGCCTTGGGGGGTGCAAATGTTGTGTag